The following is a genomic window from Salmo salar chromosome ssa23, Ssal_v3.1, whole genome shotgun sequence.
ATGGCCACCTGGTGGCACCAGATATCCGTTGAGTTTCTTAAGGTGTGAAGTCTGTTGGATGTGTCGGGAACGTGGTCGGAACACCTGGGTTTGTAGCGTTTATTTCCAGGTTAAATACATTTACTGGTATGAACAATTATGAAAGGAAAGATGACGAAGCACAGTAATCCCTGAAATTAGATGTTGGCCTATCAGGTTGTCAGCATCTAGCTCAGCAAACCATGGAAAAACGGAATTTAAATTGTAATCCCACATTTTAACATATTCTTAAACTGACAAGAATTATTATTTTGATTGAAAATCTAATTTTGCTTCTTAGCCTATGTCTTTACAAATTACGTCGATATTCCTTCTTAATTCGCTCGATAACGTTACGAAAAAAAGTGTTTATTGGATAAATGTGGCGACTCATTGGTCTAGATATTTTAGATAGACCTGGTAACCCTGCCATTATCCCATATCCCCATCATTTCACAATGCAAAGACATTCTCTTCAGGAAACGTTTATTGTTAAAATGCCAAAGAAATACATTACCCATACATaagagacacatgcacatttttaTTTCATGACTTATACATAATCAGTTTACATTTatttacagtagaaaaataatgaTATTTAAAGTTTTCATGAGTATATGTACTAGTTAcattattaaatatgttttatGATTTAGAAGTGGATAATGAGAAAGCTAAATATTATTTTATGATTTAGTAGTGGATAATGAGAAacctaaatattttttttatgattTAGAAATGGATACTGTCAAAAAAATCATCCTTGAATACATTCACACTTTTGAATAATAATATTATAACTTACACCATTAAATTCATCCCAGCGACAACCTTATACACAACAATTGGAGGAATATATTGGACACCATAGTGTACGTTATTAGTAAGGTACTGTATCTTTGGATGCATTGAATGGGGAAGATAAGAGAAGTCATAGACTGGGAGTAATACACAGGTGGATCACGAGCCGAGTATTTATTTACATAAGAGACGTCACAATAGTGAGGTGTGCTTAAGGGATATGGCTTGGGGGGAGGCCCAGATTTCTTCTGTCGGGGCTGTCTTGCCAGTTGCCGTCTCCCATGTCATTGTTTTGGTGCGACAATGACCATggaagttggcaagacagcacaaacagatctgactGATGGATAATAATTGGATAGGAGAACAGGAGTGGCGTGTCGAGGTCGTCACATACACTCAGATGATGGCGTTGAGGTCATCAGAGACCtaggcctgtgtcccaaatggcaccctattccctaaacagTGCACTACTAGAGCAGGGCCCACATGTAGGAAACAGGGTGTCATTTAGAAGGCAGTATGTGACTCCTAGTGCTTTAGGTTGTCACTCAGACTCCCAGGTGTTTGTTAAGCCGGCTGAGGGCGTCACCCACAATGTCCAGTTCGTGTCTCAGCTCCTCCACCACGCTGTTAATGCTGGGAGTGTCCTTCAGAACGTCCACACTCTGGGTGTAGGGGTTGTATCGCACCGTGAACGGACGCTTGATCGTCTTGGCAAACTCCCTGGAGGATGGGGAAGAATGAGTTATTATGCATATCTAGAAGAGACTATCTAGAAAATACTAGAAGCAACTATCTAGAAGAGACTATCTAGAAGATATGAAAGTAATCTAAAAGCCTTTACAAGTCCCTACAGTGATGGTAGGAGTCAGTAACAGACTATGTATTGGGggagcagcgtagcctagtggctagagtgttggactagtaatcgaaaggttgcaagatcgaatccccgagctgacaaggtacaaatctgtcattctgcccctgaacaaggcagtttaagctaggctgtcattgaaaataagaatttgttcttaactgacttgcctagttaaataaagataaaataaaaaaaaatgtatcactcCACTGTAACACTTTATTTGCAGGGTACCTACACAATGACATCATAACACATACATAACCCATTCATAAACAGTACATAAGTCCTTATGAAGGTAATCTACCTTTAAATAATGTGTTACAGTACGGGTTGTTTTGAAGTCCTTATGAAGGTAATGTATCTTTAAATAATGTGTTACCATACAGTAAGATTCCAGATGCCCTTTGACCCCAAGGTCACTATACACTACGGGTTTCAGTTTCACTCCTCACCTCATCTTGACTTTGGCCTCCTCAAAGCTGTCGGACACAAAGTAGACGTCCTGAAATGTTGTGATGATGCACTCTTGTTTACATGTGACCTTAGGGTCAAAGGGCTTGATGACGGCGTTACCAGACAGAGCATGCTGCGGGGAGGAAGAACAAAACATCTGAAATGTGCTGaggctgtgtcctaaatggcagtgcattacttttgaccagggcccaagcgTTTGATTGTGTGCCCACTATCATCCATTTAGTGTATCTCTATTTGTCCAGTTTCCCATGCCCACATTAACACTAGTCTTGTAAAAAAACAGCATTCTCCCCTAAATAACTTTGTTTGTAATATAATACTACCTTTAGTTTCTAATATAACGGTAAAGGTGTTGACCGATTTTGCTACGATAATATTGATATACCTTGAGTTCACTGATAGAGGACAGCAGGCCTGCTCCGTACGCTCTCAGCTTCCCCTCCTGTTTACACAGGCCGAACTCCACCGTGaagaaataacactgaaacacaacaacacatgtaCGAGTCAGTAATGCCAACCAGATGTGAACTGCTGGTCCATTCCCCTCTCTAGGTTCTAGCTTAGACCCAGATCTGCCTGTGCTGTTGTGCCGACTCTGATGGTCATTGTCACATCAATAATGATAAGAGTTGACAAGACAGAACAATCAGATGTAGGACCAGGCTAACAAGGCTCACGGTTGGTgatccttccctgtagctcagttggtagagcatggtgtttgcaacgccagggttgtgggtttgattcccacaggggaccagtacggaaagaagaaaaaaaatgtatgaaatgtatgcattcactactgtaagtcgctctggataagaacatttgctaaatgactaaaatgtcaaatgtaaaaaatggTGACTAAACTATTCTCATACAACCAGCCAAGTTCAGGGTTGGTGACTAAACTAATCTCAACCAGCCATCCTTGAGAAGCAGGTTAGTAATGTTACtagacagcagtggtgtaaagtactacttaagtcaatTTTTtagtgtatctgtactttactatttataatgTTGACTActattacttcactacattcctaaagaaaagaaaaTAATTTTTACtttgtacattttccctgacacccaaaagtacttgttacattttaaatgtcatttcaatgaaggtatctttacttttactcaagtattgggtactttttccaccactgatcatGGTACTTTTTGTTACAGAGTCTACAAGGTTCAGTGTTGGTGCTAAACTGATCTCATGCGCCAGTCAGAATTGTTTTAAACTTTTATATGTAATATAACGTCTATGATGTTCAGTGCTGGTACTAAACTAATGTCATGCTCTAACCGTCCCTGGGAAGGaggttagtgttagacaggaTGCCTATTCACAGTGGCCAGGGTCTGTATGGCTAGTGTTAGACAGGATGCCTACTCACAGTGGCCAGGGTCTGTATGGCTAGTGTTAGACAGGATGTCTACTCACAGTGGCCAGGGTCTGTATGGCTAGTGTTAGACAGGATGCCTATTCACAGTGGCCAGGGTCTGTATGGCTAGTGTTAGACAGGATGCCTACTCACAGTGGCCAGGGTCTGTATGGCTAGTGTTAGACAGGATGTCTACTCACAGTGGCCAGGGTCTGTATGGCTAGTGTTAGACAGGATGCCTATTCACAGTGGCCAGGGTCTGTATGGCtagtgttagacaggattacTACTCACAGTGGCCAGGGTCTGTATGGATTCATCTGAAGCTCCGAGGGAAGCCAGGCCTATCTCCTGGGAGAACTGGGCGAAGCTGGGTTCAGCCAGCAACGGGACGTGACCCAGTAATTCAtggcatgtgtctctgtgtgaccaGAAACAAGAAACGCTGAGTTATACAGATCTTTATTTACTTTGCTTTTACACTGAATGTATGGAGTACGTAATGTATGTAGTATGTaatatgtaatgtatgtagtatgtaatgtgtgtagtatgtaatgtgtgtagtgtgtaatgtgtgtagtgtgtgtagtgtgcaatgtgtaatgtgtgtaatgtgtaatgtgtgtaatgtgtgtagtatgtaatgtatgtagtatgtaatgtgtgtgtagtatgtaatgtgtgtagtatgtaatgtgtgtagtgtgtaatgtgtgatgtgtgtagtgtgtaatgtgtgtagtgtgtaatgtgtgtagtatgTAAGGTATGAAGTGTGTAATATGTGTagtatgtaatgtgtgtagtgtgtaatgtATGTGGTATGTAATGTGTGCAGTATGTAAGGTATGTAGTATGCAATGTGTGTACTATGTCATGTATGTAGGGTGTAATAtgtgtagtgtgtaatgtgtgtaatgtatgtagtatgtaatgtatgtagtaTGCAATGTGTGTAGTATGTAATCTCAGAATCATTAataaacaacacagaataaatgGAGAATCTAGCTAACTGGTTTATGACGAGATTATACCCTACAGTTGGACATACTGGAGCCTTTCCAGTCATTCAGGATGTTGGTTAAGGGACCTTTactgaggaatgtggttgtttttcaGGTCATTCAGGATGTTGGTTAAGGGACCTTTactgaggaatgtggttgtttttcaGGTCATTCAGGATGTTGGTTAAGGGACCTTTactgaggaatgtggttgtttttcaGGTCATTCAGGATGTTGGTTAAGGGACCTTTactgaggaatgtggttgtttttcaGGTCATTCAGGATGTTGGTTAAGGGACCTTTACTGAGGAATGTGGTTTGTTTTTCAGGTCATTCAGGATGTTGGTTAAGGGACCTTTactgaggaatgtggttgtttttcaGGTCATTCAGGATGTTGGTTAAGGGACCTTTactgaggaatgtggttgtttttcaGGTCATTCAGGATGTTGGTTAAGGGACCTTTactgaggaatgtggttgtttttcaGGTCATTCAGGATGTTGGTTAAGGGACCTTTactgaggaatgtggttgtttttcaGGTCATTCAGGATGTTGGTTAAGGGACCTTTactgaggaatgtggttgtttttcaGGTCATTCAGGATGTTGGTTAAGGGACCTTTactgaggaatgtggttgtttttcaGGTCATTCAGGATGTTGGTTAAGGGACCTTTactgaggaatgtggttgtttttcaGGTCATTCAGGATGTTGGTTAAGGGACCTTTactgaggaatgtggttgtttttcaGGTCATTCAGGATGTTGGTTAAGGGACCTTTactgaggaatgtggttgtttttcaGGTCATTCAGGATGTTGGTTAAGGGACCTTTactgaggaatgtggttgtttttcaGGTCATTCAGGATGTTGGTTAAGGGACCTTTactgaggaatgtggttgtttttcaGGTCATTCAGGATGTTGGTTAAGGGACCTTTactgaggaatgtggttgtttttcaGGTCATTCAGGATGTTGGTTAAGGGACCTTTactgaggaatgtggttgtttttcaGGTCATTTAGGATGTTGGTTAAAGGACCTTTactgaggaatgtggttgtttttcaGGTCATTCAGGATGTTGGTTAAGGGACCTTTactgaggaatgtggttgtttttcaGGTCATTCAGGATGTTGGTTAAGGGACCTTTactgaggaatgtggttgtttttcaGGTCATTCAGGATGTTGGTTAAGGGACCTTTactgaggaatgtggttgtttttcaGGTCATTCAGGATGTTGGTTAAGGGACCTTTactgaggaatgtggttgtttttcaGGTCATTCAGGATGTTGGTTAAGGGACCTTTactgaggaatgtggttgtttttcaGGTCATTCAGGATGTTGGTTAAGGGACCTTTactgaggaatgtggttgtttttcaGGTCATTCAGGATGTTGGTTAAGGGACCTTTactgaggaatgtggttgtttttcaGGTCATTCAGGATGTTGGTTAAGGGACCTTTactgaggaatgtggttgtttttcaGGTCATTCAGGATGTTGGTTAAGGGACCTTTactgaggaatgtggttgtttttcaGGTCATTTAGGATGTTGGTTAAGGGACCTTTactgaggaatgtggttgtttttcaGGTCATTCAGGATGTTGGTTAAGGGACCTTTactgaggaatgtggttgtttttcaGGTCATTTAGGATGTTGGTTAAGGGACCTTTactgaggaatgtggttgtttttcaGGTCATTTAGGATGTTGGTTAAGGGACCTTTactgaggaatgtggttgtttttcaGGTCATTCAGGATGTTGGTTAAGGGACCTTTactgaggaatgtggttgtttttcaGGTCATTCAGGATGTTGGTTAAGGGACCTTTactgaggaatgtggttgttacAACACTAATTGGTAGTTGGTTATACAGCACTAGTTGGTAGTTGGTTATACAACACTAGCTGGTAGTTGGTTATACAGCACTAGTTGGTTATACAGCACTAGTTGGTTATACAACACTAGTTGGTAGTTGGTTATACAACACTAGTTGGTTATACAACACTAGTTGGTAGTTGGTTATACAACACTAGTTGGTAGTTGGTTATACAACACTAGTTGGTTATACAGCACTAGTTGGTAGTTGGTTATACAACACTAGTTGGTAGTTGGTTATACAACACTAGTTGGTTATACAGCACTAGTTGGTAGTTGGTTATACAGCACTAGTTGGTAGTTGGTTATACAACACTAGTTGGTTATACAACACTAGTTGGTAGTTGGTTATACAACACTAATTGGTAGTTGGTTATACAGCACTAGTTGATTATACAACACTAATTGGTAGTTGGTTATACAGCACTAGTTGGTAGTTGGTTATACAACACTAGTTGGTAGTTGGTTATACAGCACTAGTTGGTTATACAGCACTAGTTGGTTATACAACACTAGTTGGTAGTTGGTTATACAACACTAGTTGGTTATACAACACTAGTTGGTAGTTGGTTATACAACACTAGTTGGTAGTTGGTTATACAACACTAGTTGGTTATACAGCACTAGTTGGTAGTTGGTTATACAACACTAGTTGGTAGTTGGTTATACAACACTAGTTGGTTATACAGCACTAGTTGGTAGTTGGTTATACAGCACTAGTTGGTAGTTGGTTATACAACACTAGTTGGTTATACAACACTAGTTGGTAGTTGGTTATACAACACTAATTGGTAGTTGGTTATACAGCACTAGTTGATTATACAACACTAGTTGGTAGTTGGTTATACAACACTAGTTGGTAGTTGGTTATACAGCACTAGTTGGTAGTTGGTTATACAACACTAGTTGGTTATACAACACTAGTTGGTAGTTGGTTATACAGCACTAGTTGGTTATACAGCACTAGTTGGTTATACAACACTAGTTGGTAGTTGGTTATACAACACTAGTTGGTTATACAGCACTAGTTGGTTATACAACACTAGTTGGTAGTTGGTTATACAACACTAGTTGGTTATACAACACTAGTTGGTAGTTGGTTATACAGCACTAGTTGGTAGTTGGTTATACAACACTAGTTGGTAGTTGGTTATACAGCACTAGTTGGTTATACAACACTAGTTGGTAGTTGGTTATACAGCACTAGTTGGTTATACAACACTAATTGGTAGTTGGTTATACAGCACTAGTTGGTTATACAACACTAGTTGGTAGTTGGTTATACAGCACTAGTTGGTTATACAACACTAGTTGGTAGTTGGTTATACAGCACTAGTTGGTTATACAACACTAGTTGGTTATACAACACTAGTTGGTAGTTGGTTATACAGCACTAGTTGGTTATACAACACTAGTTGGTTATACAACACTAGTTGGTAGTTGGTTATACAACACTAGTTGGTTATACAACACTAGTTGGTTATACAACACTTGTTGGTTATACAATACTAGTTTCTCAGATATTTAACGTCAGCAGCTGTCCAGCATGCACAGTTTATGTTTATGTTCTGGCTGCCAGGACAACCAAACAGATGTGTCTGCCAGGACAACCAAACAGATGTGTCTGCCAGGACAACCAAACAGATGTGTCTGCCAGGACAACCAAACAGATGTGTCTGCCAGGACAACCAAACAGATCTGGCTGGCAGGACAACCAAACAGATCTGGCTGGCAGGACAACCAAACAGATCTGGCTGGCAGGACATCCAAACAGATCTGGCTGGCAGGACATCCAAACAGATCTGGCTGGCAGGACAACCAAACAGATCTGGCTGCCAGGACAACCAAACAGATCTGGCTGCCAGGACAACCAAACAGATCTGGCTGCCAGGACAACCAAACAGATGTGGTGCCACCAGGCAGTGGGACTTACACATTTGGTAAACTAGAATAGGAAAAAATGAGTGTAGACTCAAAAAGGCaaatacagacatacacacacgcaaCTTGGGGGCTAAACAAAAAtaagttaaacacacacacagtgccatcCAGCTCCAGACTCTACTGTAGAGCTgtcctctccttccctgttcCCTCTCAGGGAGCTGCTGAGTGACTGTTGGTTTGGTAGTGGGTGTTGTCAGGACAGGGCTGCATCACCGTGGAGACACTTGCTATGGCAACACAGTTCAGTTACCTAATAGGTCCTGTCGTCAAGGCAACAGAAGCGGAGCTTTGTCTCCTGCTTTCAtcaagggtaacacacacacagatcacatCTTCAAGCCTTCTATCTACCTATCCCAAATGTTCGGTCTGTTtccgtctctctgtttctttcatcGAGGGATTTCCTTTATTCAATTCCTttatctctccgtctccctctatcTTTACCGACCGATGGATGAAAAGCCTCTGGGTTCTGTGCCAGCAGAGGGAACAGACATATGCTGTCTGTCTCCCAGACCAAGGTGTCACACAGATATGCAGGCAGCTTATGACAGTGTGATACATTCAACCTGCCAGCAATCTAAAACCTACATGGTCACTGCAGTCTGTACACATATAAATATGTATACCAATATCTCCTGTTCACGTGGAGAGTATATCTCCTGTTCACCTGGAGAGTATATCTCCTGTTCACCTGGAGAGTATATCTCCTGTTCACCTGGAGAGTATATCTCCTGTTCACGTGGAGAGTATATCTCCTGTTCACGTGGAGAGTATATCTCCTGTTCACGTGGAGagtatatcctgttagggctagggggcagtattgacacggctggataaaaaacatacccgatttaatctggttaccactcctacccagtaactagaatatgcatatacttattacatatggatagaaaacaccctaaagtttctaaaactgtttgaatggtgtctgtgagtataacagaactcaaatggcaggtcaaaacccgagagattcctttacaggaagtggcctgtctgaccatttcttgaacttcttttccatctctatcttttactaaggatctctgctctaacgtgacacttcctacgtcgtccat
Proteins encoded in this region:
- the LOC123729834 gene encoding tryptophan 5-hydroxylase 1, translated to MTYVSCFWSHRDTCHELLGHVPLLAEPSFAQFSQEIGLASLGASDESIQTLATCYFFTVEFGLCKQEGKLRAYGAGLLSSISELKHALSGNAVIKPFDPKVTCKQECIITTFQDVYFVSDSFEEAKVKMREFAKTIKRPFTVRYNPYTQSVDVLKDTPSINSVVEELRHELDIVGDALSRLNKHLGV